Proteins from a genomic interval of Luteitalea sp.:
- a CDS encoding NAD-dependent epimerase/dehydratase family protein → MNIVVIGASGYVGAPLLREALDRGHAVTTVVRYP, encoded by the coding sequence ATGAACATCGTCGTCATCGGTGCGTCTGGTTACGTTGGTGCTCCCCTCCTGCGGGAAGCGCTGGACCGCGGACACGCCGTCACGACGGTCGTGCGATATCCG